One part of the Acidobacteriota bacterium genome encodes these proteins:
- a CDS encoding MFS transporter → MASPLDSGDLPNPHAPAAATSERSAGAAAPSVPWYRQVSGVQWKAFFGTFLGWLLDGFDFLIMTFILIDIQDSFTVDRALAGALGTVTLMFRLVGGFGAGMMADRWGRRLPLMLSILWFSVFAFLSGFSTSYAMLFGFRALFGIGMGGVWAAGMPLALEHWPTRLRGLASGLLQGGWYWGYILAALTYHTIYPLFEGIADPLGGGAGSTIGWRVMFWVGLLPALLVIWIRRSVSESPVWQERQRRLREEAAAGGAGTLEAAESTSVLRLFRPELLWATVQSSVLMGTFMFSYYSLSFWYPTFLIERGHSTLGYLLLFNLSGIVGMALWGRVSETALGRRGAVTVAALIGVVSIPAFLGSGATLLAVGAVVMGVSGAGIWGVAPSYLTERFPTAVRGVGPGLTYHVGASLGALTPFVLGRLQDGGMTTGGAMQICIAISGLLVAAIIWMGPETRGRRFTPTEE, encoded by the coding sequence ATGGCATCCCCCCTGGACTCCGGCGACCTGCCCAACCCTCACGCCCCGGCCGCCGCAACGAGCGAACGATCCGCCGGCGCAGCTGCGCCCTCCGTACCGTGGTACCGGCAGGTAAGCGGCGTGCAGTGGAAGGCGTTCTTCGGAACGTTCCTCGGCTGGCTGCTCGACGGATTCGACTTCCTCATCATGACGTTCATCCTGATCGACATTCAGGACAGCTTCACCGTCGATCGCGCGCTCGCCGGCGCGCTCGGCACGGTCACGCTGATGTTCCGCCTGGTGGGCGGCTTCGGCGCCGGCATGATGGCGGATCGGTGGGGACGGCGGCTACCGTTGATGCTGTCGATTCTCTGGTTCTCCGTCTTTGCCTTCCTGAGTGGCTTTTCAACCTCCTACGCGATGCTCTTCGGATTCCGTGCGCTCTTTGGCATCGGGATGGGAGGCGTGTGGGCGGCGGGAATGCCGCTGGCGCTGGAGCATTGGCCAACGCGGTTGCGCGGCCTGGCGTCGGGCCTGCTGCAGGGGGGTTGGTACTGGGGCTACATCCTGGCTGCCCTGACCTACCACACCATCTACCCGTTGTTCGAAGGCATCGCGGATCCACTCGGCGGCGGTGCCGGTTCAACGATCGGCTGGCGCGTGATGTTCTGGGTGGGCCTGCTGCCGGCGCTGCTGGTGATCTGGATACGGCGGAGTGTCAGTGAGAGTCCGGTATGGCAGGAGCGCCAGCGTCGTCTCCGTGAGGAAGCGGCGGCCGGCGGTGCGGGCACGCTCGAGGCGGCGGAGAGCACGTCGGTGCTCCGCCTGTTCCGGCCCGAGCTGCTCTGGGCAACCGTGCAGTCATCCGTGCTGATGGGGACGTTCATGTTCTCCTACTATTCGCTCAGCTTCTGGTATCCCACCTTTCTGATCGAAAGAGGGCACTCGACGCTCGGCTACCTCCTCCTGTTCAACCTCTCCGGCATTGTCGGCATGGCGTTGTGGGGGCGGGTCTCGGAAACGGCCCTTGGCCGGCGCGGTGCGGTGACGGTGGCAGCCTTGATCGGGGTCGTGTCGATTCCGGCGTTCCTCGGTTCCGGCGCGACGCTGTTGGCTGTCGGCGCGGTCGTCATGGGAGTATCAGGGGCCGGGATCTGGGGAGTCGCGCCGTCGTACCTGACGGAACGTTTTCCGACTGCGGTACGCGGCGTCGGTCCGGGTCTGACCTACCACGTCGGCGCGTCGCTCGGAGCGTTGACGCCGTTCGTTCTCGGACGATTGCAGGACGGCGGGATGACTACCGGCGGTGCGATGCAGATCTGCATTGCCATCTCCGGCTTGCTGGTGGCCGCCATCATCTGGATGGGGCCGGAAACACGCGGACGCCGCTTCACGCCGACGGAGGAGTGA
- a CDS encoding SGNH/GDSL hydrolase family protein has product MTIPACRSLLRLDRVAAIAIVAALILTTGAPPAVAQDNGDRPKRIALWGSSVPNGTGDETNRGGYTGRLRELLEPRGWEVINVSRGGDNTVTITPRFEPEGTPDPDTRYLTPVDPGYVVIALSLGNEGIMRCPPGQESPRCAASQEAQDAVARQWADGMQRLIERARDNDIVPIVGNTYARGDFTEAEYAQTREMNLLINSWDVPSVNLLGAIDDGYGRWARGFFPEPIHPNAAGHTEMFHAFVPTLFDALAAGKPIPQKSDAPGFARIRGNARSPLTMDVDDTMRSFGLTFSVRAEGEGTVASIGGETLAHEVDWVTVPFRQASLDFEAMTLTPTGRRFNASVAIQNGRWVYAAANGNSVSTLAPSADGQWHTVTLTHHVARGATHFWVDGRMVGAVEERLQPDRFVLGGPGPEWSTAIPAPADYRDWMIHRAGLNGDEVRALHEGTLLQSSLELYAPLTAEPFGNAAQSLSEVDAAAGAVEATTEE; this is encoded by the coding sequence ATGACGATTCCCGCTTGCCGTTCTCTTCTTCGACTCGACCGCGTGGCCGCGATCGCGATCGTCGCGGCGCTGATCCTGACGACGGGCGCCCCGCCCGCCGTGGCCCAGGACAACGGGGACCGCCCGAAACGGATCGCGCTGTGGGGTTCTTCGGTACCGAACGGAACCGGCGACGAGACGAACCGGGGAGGCTATACGGGTCGCCTGCGTGAGTTGCTGGAGCCGCGCGGCTGGGAGGTGATCAACGTCTCCCGCGGCGGCGACAACACGGTCACCATCACGCCGCGATTCGAGCCGGAAGGCACGCCGGATCCCGATACGCGCTATCTGACTCCGGTCGATCCCGGCTACGTCGTCATTGCCCTCTCGTTGGGCAACGAGGGGATCATGCGTTGCCCGCCCGGTCAGGAATCACCGCGCTGCGCGGCGTCGCAGGAGGCGCAGGACGCGGTGGCGCGGCAGTGGGCCGACGGCATGCAGCGCCTGATTGAACGCGCCCGGGACAACGACATCGTCCCCATTGTCGGTAACACCTACGCGCGCGGCGACTTCACGGAGGCGGAATACGCCCAGACCCGCGAGATGAACCTCCTCATCAACAGCTGGGACGTACCGAGCGTCAACCTCCTCGGCGCCATCGACGACGGTTACGGCCGGTGGGCGCGCGGCTTCTTCCCTGAGCCAATCCATCCGAACGCGGCTGGCCACACGGAGATGTTCCATGCGTTCGTGCCGACGCTGTTCGACGCGCTCGCCGCCGGCAAGCCGATCCCGCAGAAATCGGACGCGCCAGGGTTCGCCCGGATCCGCGGGAACGCGCGGTCGCCGCTCACGATGGACGTCGATGACACGATGCGCTCGTTCGGCCTGACCTTCTCGGTACGGGCCGAGGGGGAGGGCACGGTGGCAAGTATTGGGGGCGAGACACTCGCCCACGAGGTGGACTGGGTGACGGTACCGTTCCGCCAGGCGTCGCTGGACTTCGAGGCGATGACCCTCACGCCGACGGGCCGCCGGTTCAATGCATCGGTCGCGATTCAGAACGGACGCTGGGTGTACGCTGCGGCCAACGGGAATTCGGTCTCGACGCTCGCGCCGAGCGCCGACGGGCAGTGGCACACGGTAACGCTCACCCATCACGTGGCGCGCGGCGCTACCCACTTCTGGGTGGACGGCCGGATGGTGGGGGCCGTCGAGGAACGGCTCCAGCCGGATCGGTTCGTCCTCGGCGGTCCCGGTCCCGAGTGGTCGACCGCAATCCCGGCGCCGGCCGATTACAGGGACTGGATGATCCACCGCGCCGGGCTCAACGGTGACGAGGTGCGCGCGCTGCACGAGGGCACCCTTCTGCAGTCGAGTCTGGAACTCTATGCGCCGCTGACGGCCGAACCGTTCGGGAACGCCGCGCAGAGTCTTTCTGAAGTGGACGCTGCGGCAGGCGCGGTGGAAGCAACGACAGAGGAGTAG
- a CDS encoding dienelactone hydrolase family protein — MVEFPANGKPASGYLAAPASGRGPGVIVIQEWWGLVDHVKDVVDRFAAEGFVALAPDLYHGETATGPDDAGKLMMALNIEQTERDLRGAVDCLLGRSETTGERVGTVGFCMGGQLSLFAACANLKVGACVDFYGIHPNVTPDLAGLQAPVLGFFAEKDGFVTPEVARKLEADLKAAGKSVDITVFEGADHAFFNDTRAEVYHPEYAAECWSRVLAFYRTHL; from the coding sequence ATGGTGGAATTTCCGGCGAACGGAAAGCCGGCGTCGGGTTATCTGGCGGCTCCCGCGTCCGGCAGGGGCCCCGGTGTCATCGTGATTCAGGAATGGTGGGGATTGGTCGATCACGTCAAGGATGTCGTCGACCGGTTTGCCGCGGAGGGGTTCGTCGCGCTGGCGCCCGATCTCTACCATGGTGAGACGGCCACCGGTCCCGACGACGCCGGTAAGTTGATGATGGCGCTCAACATCGAACAGACGGAGCGTGATCTGCGCGGCGCGGTCGACTGCCTGCTCGGGCGTTCGGAGACGACCGGCGAGCGGGTCGGCACGGTCGGCTTCTGCATGGGAGGGCAGCTCTCCCTCTTCGCCGCCTGCGCGAACCTCAAGGTGGGAGCGTGCGTCGACTTCTACGGCATCCATCCGAACGTGACGCCCGACCTCGCCGGCCTGCAGGCGCCGGTGCTGGGGTTCTTCGCGGAGAAGGATGGATTCGTAACGCCGGAGGTGGCGCGCAAGCTCGAGGCAGACCTGAAGGCGGCGGGGAAGAGCGTGGACATCACCGTTTTCGAGGGTGCGGATCACGCCTTTTTCAACGACACGCGGGCGGAGGTGTATCACCCGGAGTACGCGGCCGAGTGTTGGTCGCGGGTGCTCGCCTTCTACCGGACGCACCTGTAG
- the aroC gene encoding chorismate synthase has protein sequence MPGNSFGQAFRITTAGESHGPAYVVVVDGCPPGLALSEDDLVPDLARRRPGQSTIVSQRDEADVPEILSGVFEGRTTGTSIGILIRNRDQRSRDYSAIKAKYRPGHADHGYDAKYGFRDYRGGGRSSARETTVRVAAGAIAKKLLAERCGARIVGYVRQVGDVVAAISDPAGVTLNDVERLPDGSPNVVRCPDAEAAARMVGLIERMRSQQNSIGGVAEVAATGVPAGLGEPVFHKLKADLGKALFSLPAVLGVEYGVGFGCATLTGLENNDTFYAAGDRRIATRTNRHGGMLGGISSGMPIVLRAAVKPTSSLPQPQDTVTSTGEPTTISTKGRHDPCLLPRFVPMAEAMVALVLADHWLRWQATGRAD, from the coding sequence GTGCCGGGAAACAGCTTCGGACAGGCGTTTCGCATTACTACGGCGGGAGAATCGCACGGCCCGGCGTACGTCGTCGTCGTCGATGGCTGCCCCCCGGGCCTGGCCCTGAGCGAGGACGATCTCGTTCCCGACCTTGCACGCCGTCGGCCGGGTCAGAGCACCATCGTCTCGCAGCGTGACGAGGCGGACGTGCCGGAGATCCTCTCCGGCGTGTTCGAGGGGCGGACCACCGGCACCAGCATCGGTATTCTGATCAGGAACCGCGATCAGCGCAGCCGAGACTATTCGGCGATCAAGGCGAAGTACCGTCCAGGCCATGCGGACCATGGCTACGACGCCAAGTACGGCTTCCGGGACTACCGCGGCGGCGGCCGGTCCAGCGCGCGCGAGACGACGGTCCGGGTCGCGGCGGGTGCAATCGCGAAGAAGCTGCTGGCGGAGCGATGCGGGGCGCGGATCGTCGGCTACGTCCGGCAGGTGGGTGATGTGGTTGCGGCGATTTCCGACCCGGCCGGGGTGACGCTGAACGATGTCGAGCGGTTGCCGGATGGCTCCCCCAACGTCGTTCGGTGTCCGGATGCCGAGGCGGCGGCACGGATGGTCGGCCTGATCGAGCGGATGCGGTCGCAGCAGAACTCGATAGGCGGCGTCGCCGAGGTGGCGGCTACCGGTGTGCCGGCGGGTTTGGGAGAACCGGTGTTCCACAAGCTGAAGGCGGATCTCGGCAAGGCGCTCTTCAGTCTGCCGGCCGTCCTCGGTGTGGAGTACGGCGTCGGCTTCGGTTGCGCGACCCTGACCGGCTTGGAAAACAACGACACGTTCTATGCCGCGGGCGACCGGCGAATCGCCACGCGGACCAACCGACACGGCGGGATGCTGGGCGGGATCTCGAGCGGAATGCCGATCGTGCTGCGCGCGGCGGTCAAGCCGACCAGCAGCCTGCCGCAGCCGCAGGATACCGTGACGTCGACGGGTGAGCCGACAACGATCAGTACGAAGGGACGGCACGACCCGTGCCTGCTGCCGCGTTTCGTCCCGATGGCCGAGGCGATGGTGGCGCTCGTGCTCGCGGACCACTGGCTGCGCTGGCAGGCAACCGGCCGCGCCGACTGA
- a CDS encoding PQQ-binding-like beta-propeller repeat protein has translation MSRQIPFAAGALVMLTGLGLAGTSGVAQVENYAPVTDAMLQDPPDADWLSWRRTLDGQGHSPLDQITADNVGNLRLAWSWSLGVGSQQTTPLVHDGVLYIANPGEVVQALDGATGDFLWEYRRGVEAPGNSFGGPPPGRAHRNIAIYEDKIYLNTADAHVIAIDARTGEVAWDADVGGGVGFQFSSGAIIADGKVISGLTGCGRYREEACYIVGLDARTGRELWRTSTIALPGDRGGDSWGDLPVMFRAGSDSWIPGSYDPVTRTLFHGTSQAKPWARAARGTDGDALYTNSTLALDPDTGEMKWYYQHLPGETLDMDEVFERIIVEYDGQRSVFTMGKMAVLWEMDLGSGAFRNAHDLGYQTFADVDPETGEVTYREGMIPELYKEVFWCPSTAGFKSWRAMSYHPGQEAFYIPINLNCETGIFGPVDRVEGGGGTGPVRRTNHFHPDSPGQLGEFLAMDMRTGDVRWRRRFKTPINSAALTTDGGLAFAGSWDRYMYAFDVGNGETLWQTRLPTSIQGFPITYAVDGRQYVAVPVGSGGASWGGMIPADLMPEEKRPDGGNGLFVFSLAE, from the coding sequence ATGTCCAGGCAGATTCCATTCGCAGCAGGTGCGCTCGTCATGCTGACTGGCCTTGGCCTGGCGGGAACGTCCGGCGTGGCGCAGGTGGAGAACTACGCGCCGGTGACCGATGCCATGCTGCAGGATCCGCCGGATGCGGACTGGCTCAGTTGGCGGCGGACTCTGGATGGCCAGGGGCACAGCCCGCTCGATCAGATCACGGCGGACAATGTCGGCAACCTCCGTCTCGCCTGGAGCTGGAGCCTGGGGGTCGGATCGCAGCAGACGACGCCGCTGGTGCATGACGGCGTTCTCTACATCGCCAACCCCGGTGAAGTCGTGCAGGCTCTCGACGGGGCCACCGGCGACTTCCTCTGGGAGTACCGGCGGGGAGTCGAAGCGCCGGGGAACAGCTTCGGCGGGCCGCCTCCGGGGCGCGCTCACCGCAATATCGCCATCTACGAGGACAAGATCTACCTGAACACCGCCGATGCGCACGTCATCGCGATTGACGCACGGACCGGCGAGGTGGCATGGGACGCCGACGTGGGGGGAGGCGTGGGCTTCCAGTTCTCGAGCGGCGCCATCATTGCCGACGGGAAGGTGATTTCCGGCCTGACCGGTTGCGGCCGTTACCGCGAGGAGGCCTGCTACATCGTCGGTCTCGATGCCCGGACCGGCCGGGAACTCTGGCGCACGTCGACGATCGCGCTGCCCGGGGATCGGGGCGGCGACTCGTGGGGTGACCTGCCGGTGATGTTCCGGGCCGGAAGCGATTCCTGGATCCCGGGCAGCTACGATCCCGTCACGCGGACGCTCTTCCACGGGACGTCACAGGCGAAACCGTGGGCGCGCGCGGCGCGCGGCACCGACGGCGACGCGCTCTATACCAATTCGACACTGGCCCTGGATCCCGATACGGGCGAGATGAAGTGGTATTACCAGCACCTGCCGGGCGAGACGCTGGACATGGACGAGGTGTTCGAGCGCATCATCGTCGAGTACGACGGGCAGCGGTCCGTCTTCACGATGGGCAAGATGGCGGTTCTCTGGGAAATGGATCTCGGGAGCGGCGCCTTCCGCAACGCGCACGACCTGGGCTACCAGACGTTCGCCGACGTCGATCCGGAGACGGGAGAGGTGACGTACCGCGAGGGCATGATTCCCGAGCTGTACAAGGAGGTCTTCTGGTGCCCGAGCACGGCCGGCTTCAAGAGCTGGCGCGCGATGTCATATCACCCCGGGCAGGAGGCCTTCTATATTCCGATCAACCTGAATTGCGAGACCGGCATCTTCGGGCCGGTCGACCGGGTGGAGGGAGGCGGCGGCACCGGGCCGGTGCGCCGTACGAACCACTTCCATCCCGATAGCCCGGGGCAACTGGGCGAGTTCCTGGCGATGGACATGCGGACGGGCGATGTCCGTTGGCGACGGCGCTTCAAGACGCCCATCAACAGCGCCGCGCTCACCACGGACGGCGGTCTGGCCTTTGCCGGCAGTTGGGACCGCTACATGTACGCCTTCGACGTGGGGAATGGCGAAACACTCTGGCAGACGCGCCTGCCGACATCCATACAGGGCTTCCCCATCACCTACGCCGTCGACGGCCGCCAGTACGTCGCCGTCCCGGTCGGTAGCGGGGGCGCCAGTTGGGGCGGGATGATCCCGGCCGATCTGATGCCGGAAGAGAAGCGTCCCGACGGCGGCAACGGCCTCTTCGTCTTCAGTCTGGCTGAATAG
- the nthB gene encoding nitrile hydratase subunit beta — MPRPGKPPMKGAHDMGGTGGRGPVDPEPNEPVFHAPWEGRVFGLRRLLVPWGLGGNWGSFRFAQERVPAADYLRLSYYERWFIALVNVLKAQGVVTEAELTSGASDPEAARPQRQERPPQASLGFGLLALDVPARFGVGDSVRARRVSPPGHTRLPGYAQGKHGTVIRDNGVYALQDTDKHGQQLGDFPQHVYTVRFTGRELWGEGGHDRDAVYVELWEDYLEPA; from the coding sequence ATGCCGCGGCCGGGGAAGCCGCCGATGAAGGGAGCCCACGACATGGGCGGGACAGGTGGCCGGGGGCCAGTCGATCCCGAGCCGAACGAGCCCGTCTTTCACGCGCCGTGGGAGGGACGGGTCTTCGGTCTGCGCCGTCTTCTCGTCCCGTGGGGGCTGGGCGGCAACTGGGGGAGCTTCCGGTTTGCGCAAGAGCGCGTTCCGGCGGCGGACTACCTGCGCCTGTCGTACTACGAGCGGTGGTTCATCGCGCTCGTCAACGTGCTGAAGGCGCAAGGGGTCGTCACCGAGGCCGAGCTGACGAGCGGCGCCAGCGATCCGGAGGCGGCGCGGCCGCAGCGACAGGAGCGGCCGCCGCAGGCGTCGCTGGGGTTCGGGCTCCTCGCTCTCGATGTCCCGGCGCGGTTCGGCGTGGGCGATTCGGTCCGGGCGCGTAGGGTGAGTCCGCCAGGACACACCCGGCTGCCGGGTTACGCGCAAGGCAAGCACGGCACGGTCATCCGGGACAACGGTGTCTACGCGCTCCAGGACACCGACAAGCACGGGCAACAGCTCGGCGACTTCCCGCAGCACGTCTACACGGTCCGCTTCACGGGTCGGGAACTCTGGGGTGAGGGCGGCCACGACCGCGACGCCGTCTATGTCGAGTTGTGGGAGGACTACCTCGAGCCGGCCTGA
- the thpR gene encoding RNA 2',3'-cyclic phosphodiesterase translates to MPLRRAVPSPSRSRPFWPSFGCPRPTVLRFPWCRIRASSVVPLAFPPGGKPPTRTTPGCPNSAACKEYDAGACVTITTVRIFIAVTLDGATRARVEALIDELRNQPAAAAVRVRWVPEANLHLTLRFLGELDEHRTAAVRETLMSAWSQSPFKASLGAAGLFPPRGAPRVVWLDVRDGADRLHELQQEVERRLARIGFGRERRPFRPHLTIGRMKRIARRAERALNRTVEALDVPQTEWTVDRVVLMESRLSSEGAAYHELAAATLLRSRAMPPD, encoded by the coding sequence ATACCTCTCCGAAGAGCGGTCCCATCACCTTCCCGATCTCGTCCATTCTGGCCGTCGTTCGGATGCCCACGACCGACTGTGCTTCGATTTCCCTGGTGCCGAATTCGTGCGTCATCGGTTGTTCCTCTTGCCTTTCCGCCGGGCGGCAAGCCGCCGACGAGAACTACGCCTGGCTGCCCCAATTCGGCAGCCTGCAAAGAATACGACGCCGGCGCATGTGTGACCATAACCACGGTGCGGATCTTCATCGCGGTAACGCTGGACGGCGCCACGCGCGCACGAGTGGAAGCCCTGATTGACGAGCTGCGGAATCAGCCGGCGGCCGCCGCGGTGCGCGTGCGATGGGTACCGGAGGCGAACCTGCACCTGACGCTCCGCTTTCTCGGCGAGTTGGACGAGCACCGCACGGCGGCCGTCCGCGAAACGCTCATGTCGGCCTGGTCACAGTCTCCGTTCAAGGCGTCGCTCGGCGCCGCCGGCCTCTTCCCGCCACGGGGTGCGCCACGCGTCGTCTGGCTCGACGTGCGCGACGGCGCCGACCGGTTGCACGAACTACAGCAGGAGGTGGAGCGGCGGCTCGCGCGCATCGGATTCGGGAGAGAGCGGAGACCCTTCCGCCCGCATCTGACCATAGGGCGCATGAAACGGATCGCGCGGCGCGCGGAACGAGCGCTCAACCGCACGGTCGAGGCCCTCGACGTGCCCCAGACGGAGTGGACCGTCGATCGCGTCGTCCTGATGGAGAGCCGGCTGTCGTCCGAGGGCGCGGCGTACCACGAACTGGCGGCGGCAACCCTGTTGAGATCGCGGGCTATGCCGCCAGACTGA
- a CDS encoding GyrI-like domain-containing protein translates to MTHEFGTREIEAQSVVGIRTTARMDEIGKVMGPLFGEVFGYIQQQGQAPVGMPLALYHSMEGGTVDLECAIPVGSPVEGSGRVGAGELPACTAATVTHMGPYDELGKTWEALMAWMKSEGLEPAGTPWEVYVTDPGAEPDQSKWRTDIYFPVRRSGS, encoded by the coding sequence ATGACGCACGAATTCGGCACCAGGGAAATCGAAGCACAGTCGGTCGTGGGCATCCGAACGACGGCCAGAATGGACGAGATCGGGAAGGTGATGGGACCGCTCTTCGGAGAGGTATTCGGGTACATCCAGCAGCAGGGGCAGGCTCCGGTCGGGATGCCCCTCGCGCTCTATCACTCGATGGAGGGGGGAACCGTCGACCTCGAGTGCGCGATTCCTGTTGGATCGCCCGTGGAGGGTTCGGGCCGCGTCGGGGCGGGGGAGCTTCCCGCCTGCACGGCGGCGACCGTCACGCACATGGGGCCGTACGACGAGCTCGGAAAGACCTGGGAAGCGCTGATGGCGTGGATGAAGTCGGAAGGTCTGGAGCCTGCGGGAACGCCGTGGGAGGTTTACGTCACCGATCCCGGCGCCGAGCCGGACCAGTCGAAGTGGCGTACCGACATCTACTTTCCCGTCCGCAGGAGTGGATCATGA
- a CDS encoding VOC family protein, producing the protein MIHGITPCLWFDGKAEEAAALYTSVFEEGEILDVVRYGESAAEVSGQPAGSVLQVDFRIQGQRFTALNGGPLFELTPAISFVVECDTQAEIDTLWTGLSEGGEAQRCGWLRDRFGVSWQVVPRVIDELRARGHDEGWERLMQAMLQMDKLDIAGLQRAFDGS; encoded by the coding sequence ATGATCCACGGCATAACGCCGTGCCTGTGGTTCGACGGAAAGGCTGAAGAAGCGGCGGCGTTATATACCTCCGTTTTCGAGGAGGGTGAGATTCTCGACGTTGTCCGCTACGGCGAAAGCGCCGCGGAAGTATCGGGCCAGCCGGCCGGCAGCGTGTTGCAGGTGGATTTCCGCATCCAGGGGCAACGCTTCACCGCCTTGAACGGCGGGCCGCTGTTCGAATTGACACCCGCGATCTCCTTCGTGGTGGAGTGCGACACGCAGGCCGAGATTGACACGCTGTGGACCGGGCTTTCCGAGGGTGGAGAGGCGCAGCGCTGCGGGTGGCTGCGGGATCGGTTCGGGGTCTCATGGCAGGTCGTCCCTCGCGTGATTGACGAGCTGCGTGCGCGGGGCCACGACGAAGGCTGGGAACGGCTCATGCAGGCGATGCTGCAGATGGACAAGCTGGATATCGCCGGCCTGCAGCGGGCGTTCGACGGTTCCTGA
- a CDS encoding DUF2834 domain-containing protein, translated as MVIFYAVMCVLGTLLPYSALVAWGVENGGIDPAAMVVEIARSRMAMLAWADVLVSAVVLIPFVLREGRRLSVAGLWLPITGTCLVGVSLGLPLFLLMRERKMLRAAARSPRSDPE; from the coding sequence GTGGTCATCTTCTATGCGGTCATGTGCGTACTCGGAACTCTGCTTCCCTACAGCGCCCTCGTGGCCTGGGGGGTTGAAAACGGCGGAATCGACCCTGCCGCGATGGTCGTCGAGATCGCCCGATCGCGCATGGCGATGCTGGCGTGGGCGGACGTCCTGGTATCCGCGGTGGTGCTGATTCCCTTCGTCCTCCGCGAGGGGCGGCGGCTGTCCGTAGCCGGGCTCTGGCTCCCCATCACAGGCACGTGCCTGGTGGGCGTGTCACTCGGTTTGCCACTGTTCCTGTTGATGCGCGAGCGGAAGATGCTCCGGGCGGCGGCCCGTTCCCCGCGGTCCGACCCCGAATGA